The Streptococcus viridans genome contains the following window.
GAGGAGCTGTGCTTCACCCGACGATCGAAGCGCTTCAGATTGCTGAAATCGCTAGTCTGAATAATCGTGTCTATCGAACTTTGGGGTCATCGATTATTGTTCCCAAAAAAGATAAGATTGAAATCACTCCTAGCCGGCCAGGTTTTCACATTCTCTCTGTTGATAATTCAACCTATTCCTATCGAAATATCGCCCATATCGAGTACCAGATTGATAACCACAAGATCAATTTCGTAGCGAGCCCAAGCCATACCAGTTTCTGGAATCGGGTCAAGGATGCCTTTATCGGAGATATTGACGAATGAGGTTCGAATTTATTGCAGATGAACATGTCAAGGTTAAAACCTTTCTGAAGAAACATCAGGTTTCAAAAGGCTTATTGGCCAAGATCAAGTTTTCTGGAGGTCAGATTTTAGTCAATGGCGTCGAACAAAATGCCATTTATCTTCTGGATATCGGAGACAAGGTAACGATTGATATTCCCTCTGAGGAAGGTTATGAAGCCTTGGAAGCCATTGATCGTGATTTGGAAATCTTGTACGAAGACGATCATTTCTTGGTTATCAACAAACCAGCAGGAGTGGCATCCATTCCTAGCTCCCTTCATTCCAATACCATTGCGAACTTTGTCAAGGGTTACTATGTTCGCAATCAGTATGAAAATCAGCTCGTTCATATTGTCACCCGTTTAGACAAGGATACCAGTGGGATCATGCTTTTTGCCAAACATGGCTATGCCCATGCTCGCTTAGATAAACAACTTCAGGCTAAGACCATTCAAAAACGTTACTTTGCATTGGTAAAGGGTAAGGGGGAGTTGGAAAGTAAAGGGGATATCATTGCTCCCATTGCGCGTGATGAAGACTCCATTATTACCCGAAAAGTAGCAAAAGGTGGTAAGTATGCTCATACCAGCTACCAAATTGTTCAGTCTTTCGGTGATATTCATCTGGTGGATATCCAGTTGCATACAGGCCGGACCCATCAGATTCGCGTTCATTTTTCTCATATTGGTTTTCCACTTTTGGGAGATGACCTCTATGGAGGTTCGTTAGAAGATGGGATTCTTCGACAAGCCTTGCATTGCCATTCCTTGGCTTTCTATCATCCTTTTTTGGATGAGGAGCTCCGAATTGAAAGCTCTCTGCCAGATGATTTTAGCCAAGTCTTAAAACAGTTATCAAATATTTAATTTTTTCAAAGGAGAAACTCATGGAAGTTTTTGAAAGCCTCAAAACCAACCTCGTTGGTAAGAATGCTCGTATTGTGTTACCTGAAGGGGAAGAGCCTCGTATTCTGCAAGCAGCAAAACGCATTGTCAAAGAAACAGACGTTACACCTGTCTTGCTTGGTAATCCAGATAAAATTCGTATTTACCTTGAAATTGAAGGAGTTATGGAAGGATACGAAGTTATCGACCCGCATTCTTACGCAGGCTTTGATGAGATGGTAGCTTCCTTGGTAGAACGTCGGAAGGGTAAAATGACAGAAGAAGAAGCGCGTCAAATTTTGCAAGACGATGTCAACTACTTTGGTGTTATGTTGGTACATCTGGGAATCGTTGATGGTATGGTATCAGGTGCCATTCACTCAACAGCTGCAACTGTTCGTCCAGCCCTTCAAATTATCAAAACTCGTCCAAATGTCAAACGCACTTCAGGTGCCTTCCTCATGGTTCGTGGTTCTGAACGTTACTTGTTTGGAGACTGTGCGATTAACATCAATCCAGATGCTGAAGGCTTGGCTGAAATTGCCATCAACTCTGCTATCACAGCCAAGATGTTTGGCATCGATCCGAAAATCGCCATGTTGAGCTATTCAACCAAAGGTTCTGGTTTCGGTGAAAGTGTTGATAAAGTTGTGGAAGCAACAAAAATCGCTCATGAACTTCGTCCAGACCTTGAAATTGATGGGGAATTGCAATTTGACGCTGCCTTTGTACCAGAAACAGCAGCATTGAAAGCTCCAGGAAGCAAGGTGGCAGGACAAGCCAATGTCTTTATCTTCCCAGGTATTGAGGCGGGTAACATTGGGTACAAGATGGCAGAACGTCTCGGTGGCTTTGCTGCAGTAGGACCAGTTTTGCAAGGGTTGAACAAACCAGTTAACGACCTTTCTCGCGGATGTAATGCAGATGACGTTTACAAATTGACCTTGATCACAGCAGCTCAAGCTGTGGAACGATAAGAATGATTGAAAGGCTTAGGTGTTTCCTAGGCCTTTTTATGGTAGAGTCAGAATCTCTAAAGTAGAAGTCATTCTATGGTATACTAGGAATATGATGGATTTAAAAGATTACGGGATTATCATGTGGGAGGAGGAAAAAATTGCCTCTTTCCGAGAAAAGTTATTAGCCTGGTATGATGCCAATAAACGAGATCTCCCCTGGAGACGGACACAGGATCCTTATAAAATATGGATCTCAGAGATTATGCTCCAGCAGACACGTGTCGATACGGTTATTCCCTATTATGAGCGTTTTTTAGACTGGTTTCCGACGATTGCGGATCTGGCTCAGGCTCCAGAAGAAAAGCTCTTAAAAGCTTGGGAGGGCTTGGGCTATTACTCACGGGTCCGCAACATGCAGAAAGCTGCTCAGCAAATCATGGAGGACCATGGGGATGTTTTCCCATCAAGCTATGAGGCTATCTCAAAACTCAAGGGAATTGGAACTTATACAGCTGGTGCCATTACGAGTATTGCTTTTGGCTTGCCAGAGCCAGCAGTGGATGGCAATGTCATGCGGGTTTTAGCTCGTTTGTTTGAGGTGGACTACGATATCGGAGTCCCGACCAATCGCAAGATTTTTCACGCCATGATGGAAGTCTTGATCGATCCAGACCGCCCGGGTGATTTCAATCAGGCTTTGATGGATCTGGGCTCAGATATTGAATCACCAGTCAATCCACGGCCCGAAGAGAGCCCTGTAAAAGAGTTTAGCGCGGCCTATCAGCATGGGACCATGGATCGCTATCCCATCAAGGCTCCTAAGAAGAAACCAGTACCAGTCTATCTTACAGCCTTTATTATCAAGGATAGTCAAGGGCGCTACCTGCTGGAAAAAAATGAGCGGGAAGGACTCTTGTCAGGCTTCTGGCATTTTCCCTTGATTGAAGTGGATAGTCTAACTGAGAACCTGGGCCAATTGTCTCTACTGGATGAGAAAGAACAAGCAGAGGACAATTTAGAGATTCTCTCCTTTGAACAGGACTATGACTTGGTCATTGATTGGCAAGAGAGAACTTATCCCATGGTCCAGCATGTCTTTTCGCATCGCAAGTGGCAGGTTCAACTTCGTTACGGCCTAGTAAAAGAAGGAGAACAAGCAACCAGTGAATCGACTGTTTGGTTGCAACCAGAAGAATTTTCGGCCTATCCTTTTGCCAAACCCCAGCAAAAGATTTGGACGACTTTTACAGAAAATGAAAATTGAGAGTGGGACAGAAATCGGTAATTCGTTAGAATTCGATTTCGTCGTCCCACCTCCGCACAGTTGAGTAGGGCTTTAAAAGCAGATGAAATCAGCGTAGTAGAGCCCACTCAACCACTGCGTCTTGCTCGACAATCCAAAAACAATTGAGAGGCTAGGACTTTTGTCCCAGCCTCAATTTTTTATAGATGAGCGAATGCTTTGATTTCTTCTTCAGACATGGATGAGTCGCAACGAACAGTGACTTCGCCGGATTTGACATGTAAAAATCCTGGGACAGTTGGGATGCCGTAAGTTGAACGGAAGGCTTGTAAAGCGTCTAGTTGACTTGGTTCTTCACTATTAATGAAGTAGATATGAGCTTTAGTTTCGGCTACTACAGTTGCTAATTTAGCAGCGAACTTACGGCAATATGGGCAAGTCTTACGTCCAATAAAGAAGGTTGCTGTTTCTTTTTGGTCGATGGCTTCTTGCGCACGCGCAACAGTGGTTACTTCAAGATCTTTAATATCTTCTAAAAATTGTTCCATGAGATTACCTCGCTTTCTTATAAATCTAGTATGCCATAAAGGGCGAAAAAATGCTGTATTTTGATACGAAAAAAAGATGAGATTGGTTGATCTCATCTTTTGTGGTTTCTTATTTTACAAAGGCATTGATTTCAGCTTCGATGTTAGCAATTTTAGTTTGAGAATCTTCGTTGCTTTCACCAACAACGGCAATGTAGAACTTAATTTTTGGTTCTGTACCTGAAGGGCGAACGGCAATCCAAGAACCATCCGCAAGTGTGTATTTCAATACATCACTTGGAGGAGTTGTCAAGGTTGTTACAGTGCCATCAGCAGCAGTAGATGTTTGTGCTTTAAAATCTTCAGTGATTGAAACTGCTGTTGCATTGAATTCTTTTGGACCGTTTTCACGGAATTTTGCCATAATCGCCTTGATTTGCTCAGCACCGTCAACACCAGAGAGGGTAACAGAGATTGTCTTTTCAGCATAGTAGCCGTACTCTTTGTAGATTTCCTCGATACCGTCAGCAAGTGTCAAACCACGAGAGCGGTAGTAAGCAGCAAGCTCAGCAACGACAAGGACAGCTTGAATCGCATCTTTATCACGTACGAATGGTTTGATCAAGTAACCAAAGCTTTCTTCAAATCCCATCATGTAAGTGTGATTGTGTTTTTCTTCAAATTCTTGAATCTTTTCAGCGATGAATTTGAAACCAGTCAAAACGTTGAACATAGTTGCGCCGTAGCTTTCAGCAATCTTCGTTACCAAGTCAGTTGATACGATCGATTTGCAAAGGGCTGCATTTTCTGGAAGAGTACCAGCATTTTTATGGGCTTCCAAGATGTATTTCGCCATGATGGCCCCGATTTGGTTACCTGAAAGGTTGAGGTAGCTACCATCTTTTTGAAGGACTTCAACACCAACACGGTCAGCGTCAGGGTCAGTTGCGACAAGAACATCAGCGCCTACTTGGCGACCAAGTTCTTCAGCAAGTGCAAAAGCTGCTTGACTTTCTGGGTTTGGAGATTTTACTGTTGAGAAGTCTGGATCTGGAGTTGCTTGAGACTCAACGACCTGAACAGAGTCAAATCCTGCTTGAGCAAGAGCACGACGAGCCAACATTTCACCAGTACCGTGAAGTGGAGTGTAGACAATCTTCATGTCTTTACCGAATTCTTCAATCAAGGCAGGATTGATGTTCACGTCTTTGACTTCTTTGAGGTATTCAGCATCAATAGCTTCACCGATGACTTCAATCAAACCAGCTGCTTTTTCAGCTTCAACATCCGCAACTTCTACAGCGAATGGATTGTCGATGGCACGGATGTAGGTTGTCAAAGCGTCCGCGTCGTGTGGAGGCATTTGGCCACCATCTTCACCGTAAACCTTGTATCCGTTAAACGGAGCAGGGTTGTGGCTAGCTGTAATCATGATCCCTGCAAAACAGTTGAGGTGACGAACAGCAAATGAAAGTTCTGGAGTTGGACGGAGACTTTCAAAGACATAGGATTTAATACCGTGTTTTGCAAGAACGGCTGCTGATTCAAAGGCAAATTCTGGAGAGAAGTGACGGCTATCGTAGGCGATGGCTACACCACGTTCTTTTTCATTTCCACCTTTAGATTCGATCAAACGAGCCAAACCTTCAGTTGCTTGACGAACAACGTAGATATTAATACGGTTAGTCCCAGCACCAATCAATCCGCGCATACCAGCGGTACCGAATTCAAGGTTTGTGTAGAAGGCATCTTCCTTCGTTTTTTCATCCATGTTTTCCAAATCACGACGAAGATAATCTGGTAGGTCAGCGAAATCAGCCCATTTTTGGAAGTTTTCTTGGTAAGTCATAGTGCAACTCCTTATTTCTATAAATTAATCGCTTACATTATAGCATTTTTTTTCTGAAAAAACTAGATTCAATAGCAATTGTTTTCAAATTTATATGTTGAGTGTCCACAAAAAATCACACCTTCATTTGAAAAGTGTGATAAACGAAAATGACTTATAATGAATTCTTAACTTTTGAGAGAGGTGGGATGATAGCTAGTGTCAGAATGACTGTCGCTAGGACCTCAATCAATGAGTTGGTGGTTAAAACAGCACCGAGGAAGGCTTGGATACCACCTGGATAATTTTTTGAAAAGAAGATGAAAATACCTGAAAGCACAAAGAAAGTGTTGGTGAAAGATCCAACCGCTGCAGCGATTGCCAGTCCGGATTTATTATGAATCAACTTGTACACAAAGTAAGGGGTGATCCCGATGAGGATACGGGGAACCAGTACGATAATCAGAGAGTAAATGTTTCCTTTTTCAACAAAGGGACTGAATAAATAACTACTTGGTAGCTGAACGATAGTGTTGATGGTGAGACTAAAGAGTCCCATCAAGAGTCCCAAGGTCCCACCAATACGAGGTCCATAAAGAATAGAGGCAATGACCACTGGAATATGGACGAAGGTCGGTGGAATTAGAAAGGGGAAGAATTGAAAGATCATGGTTGATGTAAAATGAATGGTCACCATGATAGCGAAGAAGATAGAAATTTGTGCAATGGATGAAGAAGATTTTCTCATGAGAGCGACTCCTGTATAGTAGTTAGAATGGTTTCGATGGAAGCTAAAGCGCCAGATCCCTGATCGCCACAAGCTAGTAAAGCTTCGCGCGGTGGGATGATTTGGTAGCCGTAGCTTTTTAGGGTTTCAAGATTGTTTTGTGTAGCTGGGTGGTCCAACATCTTGGTATTCATAGCGGGTGCTAGGAATTTCTTCACCTCAGACGGGAGGGCCAAAGCAGTGCTTGTTACGATATTATCTGCAAAGCCGTGGGCTAATTTTGCAATGGTATTGGCACTAGCAGGTGCGACTAGAAAAAGATCGGCCTCTTTCCCCAAGTCAATATGTTGGATTTGTTTTGGATCGTCTTCTGTCATGATCTCTACCAGGACAGCTTGTTTGGAGAGGACCTGAAGGGTTAGAGGGGTAATAAAAGCTGTAGCTGCAGGAGTCATCAGAACCTTTACCTGGTGACCAAGCTTGGTCAATTGACTGGTGAGGTCCGCTGCCTTATAGGCAGAAATGCTCCCTGTTACAGCCAGTAGTATATTCGCCATAGGTTTTATCCTTTGTTCCTAATGTGATGGTAAATTTTTTGAGCAATATCCAATTTCGTTTCGGCTATTTGAGTAGCATCTTTCGTAACTAAGTAAGCTCGATGTTTTCCGTCTTGAATTTCGCTTAAGTCATTGGCAACAATCATTTCTGCCTGATTCTTTTCGAGACTTGCACGAGCAACGGCTAGGAGTTGATCCTGTGCTACACCAACCAGCAGTTTAAAGCCGATCAAGCGAATGTCTGGATTCCACGTTTTTACTAAGGAAATCAACTTAGGATTTTTCTTCAAAAAGAGAACTTGGTAATCTTCCTCTGAAGAAATTTTCGATTCCTTGTTGGATTGATGAAGAAAATGCTCTAAATTGCTAGCTTCTTTGACAGCCTGGAAACCTGACATATAGATAGGGCTGTAGTCAGAGATGGCCATGGCATGGATGAGCACCTGGTGAGTTGGAGTTTCTTTCTCAAGGACGGTTTGAAGTTCAGCGACATTTTTGATGAATATCCTTCTTAAATGAGGATGTTCTTTGGGCTGAACCGCAGTTGGGGTTGTCACCAAAGTCACAGAAAATCCTGCCTCTAAAAAACGTTCGGAAATGATTTTTCCAAGTTGACCAGTGGAATGGTTGGTAATCGAACGAACCTGATCGATCTTTTCACTCGTCCCACCGGAAGTAATCAAAATATTCATAGGCTTATTATACAAGAATTTTATATTGTAGTAAAGCCAAGAACATGGCTCTTACGATTGTTGGTCAAGGGGATACAAAGGCGGTAGAATAGACGATTAAGCGACTCATAGTTATTTCATATAGAGGGGTATAAGAAATTGGAATAAAGGCTGAAAAAGCAGAATTACTAAGCAAAAACCGAACGAACGGGAAAAGTTTGAGAGTTAAAATATATATCCTTGTGAAATTTCTGTATAATAGGATTATTAAATAGTGAGGAGATTCAGATGAAGACAGATATCGAGATTGCACAAAGTATTGAATTGAAACCAATCACAGATGTGGTAGAGAAATTGGGTATTCACTTCGATGACCTAGAACTCTATGGAAAGTATAAGGCGAAATTAACCTTTGACAAGATCCAAGCCGTTCAGAAAGAAGAACCAGGGAAACTCATCTTGGTAACAGCGATTAACCCGACTCCAGCAGGGGAAGGAAAGTCTACCATCACCATTGGTTTGGCAGATGCCTTAAATAAAATTGGCAAACAAACCATGATTGCCATTCGCGAACCTTCTTTAGGTCCTGTTATGGGGATTAAAGGTGGCGCAGCTGGTGGAGGCTATGCCCAAGTTCTACCAATGGAAGACATCAACCTTCATTTCACGGGTGACATGCATGCCATTACAACAGCAAATAATGCACTTTCAGCTTTGATCGACAATCATTTGCATCAAGGAAATGAGCTAGGCATTGACCAACGTCGGATTATCTGGAAACGGGTAGTGGACTTGAATGACCGTGCTTTGCGTCACGTATCGGTCGGTCTCGGTGGACCGCTCAATGGGATTCCTCGTGAAGACGGGTTTGATATCACCGTTGCTTCTGAGATTATGGCCATCCTTTGCTTGGCGACAGATATTGAAGACTTGAAACGTCGTTTGGCTAATATTGTGATCGGTTACCGCTATGATCGTAGTCCAGTTTATGTCCGTGATTTGGAAGTGGAAGGGGCGCTTGCCTTGATTCTGAAAGATGCGATCAAGCCAAACTTGGTCCAAACCATCTATGGAACTCCAGCCTTTGTTCATGGTGGACCTTTTGCTAATATTGCTCATGGATGTAATTCTGTTTTAGCTACCTCAACCGCTCTTCGTTTAGCCGATTACGTAGTGACAGAAGCAGGTTTTGGGGCGGATTTGGGAGCTGAAAAATTCTTGGATATCAAAACACCAAATCTTCCTGTTAGTCCATCTGCAGTGGTGATTGTCGCAACGATTCGTGCTTTGAAGATGAATGGTGGAGTTGCCAAAGATGTTCTCTCTGAAGAAAATGTAGAAGCTGTTCGTTCAGGTTTTGCTAACTTGGAGCGCCACGTAGAAAATATGCGTAAATTCGGAGTTCCTGTAGTAGTGGCTATTAATGAATTTGTCACAGATACAGAAGCTGAAATTGCAGCTCTGAAAGAACTCTGTGCTTCTATTCAAGTTCCTGTTGAATTGGCGAGCGTTTGGGCTGATGGTGCTGATGGAGGGTTGGCCCTAGCAGAAACAGTAGTGGAGACACTTGAAACAAGTCCAGCCAATTACAGTCGTCTTTATGATAATGACCTTTCTGTTGAAGAAAAGATCACTAAGATTGCCCAAGAAATTTACCGGGCCGACAATGTTGTCTTTGAGAAGAAAGCCAAAACTCAGATTGCTCAGATCGTGAAAAATGGCTGGGACAAGTTGCCAGTTTGTATGGCTAAGACCCAATATAGTTTCTCAGATGATCCAAGTCTCCTCGGGGCGCCGTCTGGTTTTGACATTACCATTCGCGAATTGGTACCTAAGACTGGTGCAGGCTTCATTGTTGCTTTGACAGGTGAAGTGATGACTATGCCTGGATTACCAAAACGTCCTGCTGCTTTGAAC
Protein-coding sequences here:
- a CDS encoding phosphopantothenate--cysteine ligase, encoding MNILITSGGTSEKIDQVRSITNHSTGQLGKIISERFLEAGFSVTLVTTPTAVQPKEHPHLRRIFIKNVAELQTVLEKETPTHQVLIHAMAISDYSPIYMSGFQAVKEASNLEHFLHQSNKESKISSEEDYQVLFLKKNPKLISLVKTWNPDIRLIGFKLLVGVAQDQLLAVARASLEKNQAEMIVANDLSEIQDGKHRAYLVTKDATQIAETKLDIAQKIYHHIRNKG
- a CDS encoding formate--tetrahydrofolate ligase, with product MKTDIEIAQSIELKPITDVVEKLGIHFDDLELYGKYKAKLTFDKIQAVQKEEPGKLILVTAINPTPAGEGKSTITIGLADALNKIGKQTMIAIREPSLGPVMGIKGGAAGGGYAQVLPMEDINLHFTGDMHAITTANNALSALIDNHLHQGNELGIDQRRIIWKRVVDLNDRALRHVSVGLGGPLNGIPREDGFDITVASEIMAILCLATDIEDLKRRLANIVIGYRYDRSPVYVRDLEVEGALALILKDAIKPNLVQTIYGTPAFVHGGPFANIAHGCNSVLATSTALRLADYVVTEAGFGADLGAEKFLDIKTPNLPVSPSAVVIVATIRALKMNGGVAKDVLSEENVEAVRSGFANLERHVENMRKFGVPVVVAINEFVTDTEAEIAALKELCASIQVPVELASVWADGADGGLALAETVVETLETSPANYSRLYDNDLSVEEKITKIAQEIYRADNVVFEKKAKTQIAQIVKNGWDKLPVCMAKTQYSFSDDPSLLGAPSGFDITIRELVPKTGAGFIVALTGEVMTMPGLPKRPAALNMGVAEDGTALGLF
- a CDS encoding ECF transporter S component, which gives rise to MRKSSSSIAQISIFFAIMVTIHFTSTMIFQFFPFLIPPTFVHIPVVIASILYGPRIGGTLGLLMGLFSLTINTIVQLPSSYLFSPFVEKGNIYSLIIVLVPRILIGITPYFVYKLIHNKSGLAIAAAVGSFTNTFFVLSGIFIFFSKNYPGGIQAFLGAVLTTNSLIEVLATVILTLAIIPPLSKVKNSL
- the coaC gene encoding phosphopantothenoylcysteine decarboxylase — protein: MANILLAVTGSISAYKAADLTSQLTKLGHQVKVLMTPAATAFITPLTLQVLSKQAVLVEIMTEDDPKQIQHIDLGKEADLFLVAPASANTIAKLAHGFADNIVTSTALALPSEVKKFLAPAMNTKMLDHPATQNNLETLKSYGYQIIPPREALLACGDQGSGALASIETILTTIQESLS
- the pta gene encoding phosphate acetyltransferase produces the protein MEVFESLKTNLVGKNARIVLPEGEEPRILQAAKRIVKETDVTPVLLGNPDKIRIYLEIEGVMEGYEVIDPHSYAGFDEMVASLVERRKGKMTEEEARQILQDDVNYFGVMLVHLGIVDGMVSGAIHSTAATVRPALQIIKTRPNVKRTSGAFLMVRGSERYLFGDCAININPDAEGLAEIAINSAITAKMFGIDPKIAMLSYSTKGSGFGESVDKVVEATKIAHELRPDLEIDGELQFDAAFVPETAALKAPGSKVAGQANVFIFPGIEAGNIGYKMAERLGGFAAVGPVLQGLNKPVNDLSRGCNADDVYKLTLITAAQAVER
- a CDS encoding PedC/BrcD family bacteriocin maturation disulfide isomerase, whose protein sequence is MEQFLEDIKDLEVTTVARAQEAIDQKETATFFIGRKTCPYCRKFAAKLATVVAETKAHIYFINSEEPSQLDALQAFRSTYGIPTVPGFLHVKSGEVTVRCDSSMSEEEIKAFAHL
- the mutY gene encoding A/G-specific adenine glycosylase, whose protein sequence is MMDLKDYGIIMWEEEKIASFREKLLAWYDANKRDLPWRRTQDPYKIWISEIMLQQTRVDTVIPYYERFLDWFPTIADLAQAPEEKLLKAWEGLGYYSRVRNMQKAAQQIMEDHGDVFPSSYEAISKLKGIGTYTAGAITSIAFGLPEPAVDGNVMRVLARLFEVDYDIGVPTNRKIFHAMMEVLIDPDRPGDFNQALMDLGSDIESPVNPRPEESPVKEFSAAYQHGTMDRYPIKAPKKKPVPVYLTAFIIKDSQGRYLLEKNEREGLLSGFWHFPLIEVDSLTENLGQLSLLDEKEQAEDNLEILSFEQDYDLVIDWQERTYPMVQHVFSHRKWQVQLRYGLVKEGEQATSESTVWLQPEEFSAYPFAKPQQKIWTTFTENEN
- a CDS encoding phospho-sugar mutase; translated protein: MTYQENFQKWADFADLPDYLRRDLENMDEKTKEDAFYTNLEFGTAGMRGLIGAGTNRINIYVVRQATEGLARLIESKGGNEKERGVAIAYDSRHFSPEFAFESAAVLAKHGIKSYVFESLRPTPELSFAVRHLNCFAGIMITASHNPAPFNGYKVYGEDGGQMPPHDADALTTYIRAIDNPFAVEVADVEAEKAAGLIEVIGEAIDAEYLKEVKDVNINPALIEEFGKDMKIVYTPLHGTGEMLARRALAQAGFDSVQVVESQATPDPDFSTVKSPNPESQAAFALAEELGRQVGADVLVATDPDADRVGVEVLQKDGSYLNLSGNQIGAIMAKYILEAHKNAGTLPENAALCKSIVSTDLVTKIAESYGATMFNVLTGFKFIAEKIQEFEEKHNHTYMMGFEESFGYLIKPFVRDKDAIQAVLVVAELAAYYRSRGLTLADGIEEIYKEYGYYAEKTISVTLSGVDGAEQIKAIMAKFRENGPKEFNATAVSITEDFKAQTSTAADGTVTTLTTPPSDVLKYTLADGSWIAVRPSGTEPKIKFYIAVVGESNEDSQTKIANIEAEINAFVK
- a CDS encoding RluA family pseudouridine synthase, which codes for MRFEFIADEHVKVKTFLKKHQVSKGLLAKIKFSGGQILVNGVEQNAIYLLDIGDKVTIDIPSEEGYEALEAIDRDLEILYEDDHFLVINKPAGVASIPSSLHSNTIANFVKGYYVRNQYENQLVHIVTRLDKDTSGIMLFAKHGYAHARLDKQLQAKTIQKRYFALVKGKGELESKGDIIAPIARDEDSIITRKVAKGGKYAHTSYQIVQSFGDIHLVDIQLHTGRTHQIRVHFSHIGFPLLGDDLYGGSLEDGILRQALHCHSLAFYHPFLDEELRIESSLPDDFSQVLKQLSNI